Proteins co-encoded in one Spirosoma endbachense genomic window:
- a CDS encoding SusC/RagA family TonB-linked outer membrane protein: MKKIVRVLLLVGVVLGGVRPGFSQLIASVQPIHVKEGSLKTSAKKLKDVLKKLQDHYSVDILFLDRNVEGLTVDGDVINFNANIEQNLNAILKPLGLLYKKVKNGGYVVVVKESAERIQASTGLMPVISTVLPHRGDNEPDNQQLLQNRGSDLSLDKEKVLDIAIQGTVTDEKGENLPGVSIVVKGTQKGTTTDADGRYKMDVPNESAILIFSFVGYLPQEVNVGNRTTVDVALKTDNKTLDEIVVVGYGTVKKKDLTGSVGVISSKEVKDLGVTRIEQGLAGRVAGVQVKAVSGEPGAAPQIRVRGIGSISAGAGPLYVVDGFPTDNIQTLNPNDIETLDILKDASATAIYGSRGSNGVVIINTKRGKSGKATVTLDTYYGWQKVSKVPIMKNSIEQANFFYDGMRNKNLDAGKDVTGPATSWFTPVPAIIMDVLEGRNKTDENSLDKVLITAPQRQIQLSATGGSENIRYAVSGEYFNQDGIIINSGFKRYSLRTNIDAQLSKRFSLKLNFNPSYTDQRSLPSTGVSGGTASTLGIVASTLQVHNFRPLLDANGNYFNYAGLADMADIYNPLAVAQETITSQKGLRLLGNIGLEYQILNDLKFNVLIGGSLLSGKGMYFRPQRPYFANELALGTDNASLITNWLTEYTLNYSKSINKHSISALAGYTVQKERGESNLISSNKFPNNLVPTLSAVGGLITNGTSTIYEWSLLSYLARVNYNYNSKYYVTTSIRTDGSSRFGTENKYGLFPSVALAWRISDENFLKNIRGISELKLRTSYGETGNNNIGNYDQYGTITYENYGLGNAVATAIAPGRIGNPNLTWEKQTSINFGVDASFFNNRISASIDHFQSRNTDLLLNVNIPNNTGFSTALQNIGEVKNTGWEFVLSTVNVDKQIKWSTDFNLSTYRNKVVKLGPQGDPIYSGNNVTQIGQPIGMFYGWLTNGIFKTQAELDKGPIYNPTGSDRSHVGDIRFVDINGDGIITNADKTIMGSPYPDFYYGMTNRVSYKNISLSVTLQGSQGSQVYNTSRGGGNSGRARVRGYAFSNNYWKSEQDPGDGVTPRPNDTPTGGVRLPSQLFLDTGSYLRINNISLAYVLPGNIVQKIGLGSLRVYVNASNPFIFTKNTAFNPDVSTTDNPLTPGVEANDYPLPKSIIIGLNVGF; encoded by the coding sequence ATGAAGAAAATTGTACGCGTGCTACTCCTGGTTGGAGTGGTGCTGGGAGGAGTACGCCCTGGATTTTCGCAACTAATAGCCAGCGTCCAGCCAATACACGTAAAAGAAGGCTCACTCAAAACATCCGCCAAAAAGCTGAAAGATGTTCTGAAAAAGTTACAGGATCACTATTCTGTCGACATTCTGTTCCTGGACCGGAACGTAGAAGGGCTGACCGTGGATGGAGATGTTATTAACTTCAATGCGAACATTGAGCAGAATCTTAATGCGATCCTGAAACCATTGGGGCTGCTTTACAAAAAAGTAAAGAATGGCGGCTATGTCGTTGTCGTTAAAGAATCAGCGGAAAGAATACAGGCCAGCACCGGGCTGATGCCTGTTATCTCAACTGTTCTGCCTCATAGAGGTGATAATGAGCCAGATAATCAACAATTGTTACAGAATCGTGGCTCCGACTTGTCGCTCGACAAAGAGAAAGTGCTGGATATTGCCATTCAGGGCACAGTAACCGATGAAAAAGGGGAGAATTTACCTGGGGTAAGTATTGTTGTAAAAGGTACTCAAAAAGGAACGACTACCGATGCAGACGGTCGCTATAAAATGGATGTGCCGAATGAATCAGCCATTCTGATCTTTAGTTTTGTTGGCTACCTGCCTCAGGAAGTTAATGTGGGAAATCGCACCACGGTCGATGTTGCTCTAAAAACCGATAATAAAACCCTCGATGAGATTGTCGTTGTGGGATACGGAACTGTCAAGAAAAAAGACCTGACTGGTTCAGTTGGTGTCATCAGCAGTAAAGAAGTAAAAGACTTGGGTGTTACCCGTATTGAACAAGGGTTGGCCGGTCGCGTTGCCGGGGTTCAGGTTAAAGCCGTTTCGGGTGAACCCGGTGCAGCCCCACAAATCAGAGTGCGCGGTATCGGCAGTATTTCGGCTGGGGCCGGGCCTCTGTATGTTGTCGATGGATTTCCGACCGATAACATTCAAACCCTGAATCCAAATGATATTGAAACACTGGATATTTTGAAAGATGCTTCCGCCACGGCCATTTATGGATCGCGGGGATCAAATGGGGTCGTTATCATTAATACCAAGCGGGGAAAATCGGGCAAAGCAACCGTTACGCTCGATACCTACTACGGCTGGCAAAAGGTATCCAAAGTACCCATCATGAAGAATTCGATAGAACAGGCAAATTTCTTCTATGATGGCATGCGCAATAAAAATCTGGATGCAGGTAAGGATGTAACCGGACCAGCAACTTCATGGTTTACGCCAGTACCGGCCATTATTATGGATGTTCTGGAAGGTCGGAATAAGACCGATGAAAATTCGCTGGACAAAGTATTGATTACCGCGCCCCAACGCCAGATTCAATTATCAGCTACGGGAGGTTCCGAGAATATACGCTATGCCGTCAGTGGCGAATATTTCAATCAGGATGGCATTATTATTAATAGCGGTTTCAAACGGTATTCCTTACGAACCAACATTGACGCTCAGTTGTCAAAACGGTTTTCGTTGAAATTAAACTTCAATCCATCGTATACAGATCAGCGTTCACTCCCATCTACTGGTGTCAGTGGTGGTACGGCCAGTACGCTGGGAATAGTAGCTTCTACATTACAGGTTCACAACTTTCGTCCATTGTTAGACGCCAATGGCAACTATTTTAATTATGCTGGTCTGGCCGACATGGCCGACATTTATAACCCGTTAGCCGTAGCTCAGGAAACCATCACCTCCCAAAAAGGATTGCGCCTGCTGGGGAATATCGGACTCGAATACCAAATCCTTAATGACCTGAAATTCAACGTCCTGATTGGCGGCAGCCTGTTAAGTGGCAAGGGAATGTACTTCAGACCGCAACGTCCTTATTTTGCCAATGAACTGGCGTTGGGTACGGATAATGCGTCTCTGATTACGAACTGGCTGACTGAGTATACATTGAATTACAGCAAAAGCATCAATAAGCATTCCATATCTGCATTGGCTGGCTATACTGTTCAGAAAGAACGGGGGGAATCCAATCTGATCAGCAGCAATAAATTCCCGAATAATTTAGTGCCTACATTAAGTGCGGTTGGCGGTCTGATAACGAACGGAACATCCACTATTTATGAGTGGTCGTTGCTGTCGTATCTGGCACGGGTAAACTACAATTACAACAGCAAATATTACGTAACAACATCCATTCGGACGGATGGATCATCTCGTTTTGGGACTGAAAATAAATACGGTCTATTCCCATCTGTAGCGTTAGCCTGGCGTATTTCGGACGAAAATTTCCTGAAAAATATACGCGGTATCAGCGAACTGAAACTACGAACGAGTTACGGCGAAACAGGTAATAATAACATTGGCAATTATGATCAATACGGAACCATTACGTACGAAAATTATGGGTTAGGTAACGCAGTAGCAACCGCCATTGCACCCGGTCGAATTGGCAACCCCAACTTAACCTGGGAAAAACAGACCTCCATTAATTTTGGCGTCGATGCAAGTTTCTTTAACAACCGAATCAGCGCATCAATAGACCATTTCCAATCGAGGAATACGGATTTATTACTGAACGTAAATATTCCCAATAATACCGGTTTTAGTACGGCATTACAGAATATCGGTGAAGTGAAAAATACGGGCTGGGAGTTTGTCTTAAGTACCGTCAATGTTGACAAACAAATTAAGTGGTCAACTGACTTTAACCTGTCTACGTATCGGAATAAGGTAGTGAAGTTAGGACCACAGGGTGATCCGATTTACTCGGGCAATAACGTTACCCAGATCGGACAACCGATCGGTATGTTTTATGGATGGCTGACCAATGGCATTTTTAAGACCCAGGCCGAACTGGATAAGGGTCCAATTTACAATCCTACCGGAAGTGACCGCTCGCATGTTGGCGATATACGGTTCGTCGATATCAATGGTGATGGCATCATTACCAATGCGGATAAAACAATAATGGGGTCCCCCTATCCGGATTTCTATTACGGCATGACGAACCGGGTTAGCTATAAAAATATCAGCCTCAGTGTCACGCTACAGGGGTCGCAGGGAAGCCAGGTCTATAACACCTCAAGGGGGGGTGGAAACAGCGGCCGGGCCCGCGTAAGAGGGTACGCATTTAGCAATAACTACTGGAAATCGGAACAGGACCCCGGCGACGGCGTAACACCCCGCCCTAATGATACCCCTACGGGTGGTGTTCGCCTGCCAAGCCAGTTATTTCTCGATACAGGTTCTTACCTCCGCATCAACAACATATCACTGGCTTACGTATTACCGGGCAACATTGTGCAAAAGATTGGGCTTGGTTCACTCCGTGTTTATGTGAACGCATCGAACCCATTTATTTTCACCAAAAACACGGCGTTTAATCCGGATGTCAGCACGACGGATAACCCTTTGACACCAGGTGTAGAAGCCAATGATTATCCATTGCCCAAAAGCATCATCATCGGTTTAAATGTGGGATTTTAA
- a CDS encoding RagB/SusD family nutrient uptake outer membrane protein, with the protein MKKIAFILTLASFLTMSCQKDFIELNPISTVSVDAVYKTDKDFQDAVVGIYSMLRNQYQDFWIFGDLRADDSWHALGNDAFLVSVDKFNMNSDAALMISTWRNYYSAISRANLILDKIAAADPAVVTNKDRHIAEAKFLRAFAYFDLVRIFGDVPLNTKPTTIEEGYTKIREKADKIYDEVIIKDLLDAEAKLPAKYTGVDVGRATKGAAKAILGRVYMTRKDFVKAEAKLQEVTTLGYSLLPNYKDLFDYTKDEHHAEYIFDIEYQDGNLGAGSGFSNKFLPKSANSLAETFYGIKGGAGEQNTPTLALFDSFDPADPRRDITVAKGYTDNNGVFQGFLQIATFTKKYLAITNSLNDSKVNWKVIRYADVLLMYAEALNENGKTDAALTYLNQVRTRANMPKFTALSKDQLRTKIYDERIWELSMEGVRWFDLARTDRLVSVMQPLGLKPYMALFPIPLVEIQIINNPTVLPQNPGYN; encoded by the coding sequence ATGAAAAAAATAGCCTTCATACTAACCTTGGCATCCTTTCTCACCATGTCGTGCCAAAAGGATTTTATTGAATTAAATCCCATATCCACCGTTAGTGTTGACGCCGTCTATAAAACGGATAAAGATTTTCAGGATGCGGTAGTCGGTATTTATAGCATGCTGCGAAACCAATATCAGGATTTCTGGATATTTGGTGATTTGCGTGCCGATGATTCGTGGCATGCGCTTGGAAATGATGCGTTTCTGGTATCCGTGGATAAGTTTAACATGAATAGTGATGCGGCCTTAATGATATCTACCTGGCGGAATTATTACAGCGCCATCAGTCGGGCCAATCTCATTTTAGATAAAATAGCTGCGGCTGATCCGGCCGTTGTGACCAACAAAGACCGACACATTGCCGAAGCTAAATTTTTACGCGCGTTTGCTTATTTTGATCTGGTGCGCATATTCGGCGATGTCCCTCTGAATACAAAGCCAACAACTATTGAGGAGGGTTACACGAAAATACGCGAGAAGGCCGATAAGATCTATGATGAGGTAATCATCAAGGATTTACTCGATGCCGAGGCAAAGCTACCAGCAAAATATACCGGTGTCGACGTTGGACGAGCTACCAAAGGGGCCGCCAAAGCCATACTGGGCCGGGTGTACATGACCCGTAAGGATTTTGTAAAAGCCGAAGCTAAACTCCAGGAAGTAACAACGCTGGGTTATTCGCTCCTCCCCAATTACAAAGACCTGTTCGACTATACAAAAGATGAGCACCATGCCGAATACATCTTCGACATTGAATATCAGGATGGTAATCTGGGTGCAGGCAGTGGTTTTTCCAATAAGTTTTTACCGAAATCGGCCAATTCATTAGCGGAAACATTTTATGGCATAAAAGGCGGAGCGGGCGAACAGAATACGCCTACCCTTGCGTTGTTCGATTCATTCGATCCGGCCGACCCCCGACGGGACATTACCGTAGCCAAAGGGTACACGGACAACAATGGCGTTTTCCAGGGCTTTTTACAGATTGCGACATTCACCAAAAAGTATTTGGCCATTACAAACTCACTGAACGATAGCAAAGTAAACTGGAAAGTCATTCGCTATGCCGATGTTCTGTTGATGTATGCCGAAGCCTTAAATGAAAATGGCAAAACAGATGCTGCTCTTACGTATCTGAATCAGGTACGCACCCGCGCCAACATGCCCAAATTTACGGCCCTGTCCAAGGATCAACTGCGGACCAAAATCTATGACGAACGCATCTGGGAGCTCTCTATGGAAGGTGTCAGGTGGTTTGATCTGGCCAGAACAGATCGTTTGGTTAGTGTGATGCAACCCCTGGGTCTGAAACCGTATATGGCGCTGTTTCCTATTCCGCTGGTTGAAATACAGATCATCAATAACCCCACCGTATTACCACAGAATCCGGGGTATAATTAA
- a CDS encoding GH92 family glycosyl hydrolase, giving the protein MKIKIGILLILSALLSLAGMQIGYSQQKKNSSPAGSATGLNYIDPTIGNVAPLYNTNRPVVHLPNQMIRMFPKRQDHLDMQITDFPMSSLNIITPQVIFGIKPFAGALADTGWYRRLTYDHDFETVQPWYYSVRLTDDNILTEFAPGERSGIYRFTFPAGVKKNILLSHYYKNGQYELQEGNALVGQEFVNDANHQQKGIAYLYGKISGKPESGKKQGEKDWGRYTVLGIPEKHKKVEGERAWFSYGEQDNPVVEFRYAISFVSPEQAKKNFEKELTSISFDQLKAKGKAAWEKTIGQIKVEGGTEAQKRSFYTALYRCYARLVDISEDGKYYSGYDKKVHDDQRPFYTDDYTWGNYLALHPLRTILDPKREADILQSYVNMYQQSGWIPEYPKFYGDRAGMFGFKSSVMFLDAYRKGIRNFDSNTALEGMLKSAEKRTMLPHRNDPKGALDDFYYAKGYYPALRPGEAETDSVAKLRGNGQRRSAVAVTLGNSYDSWALSELAKELGNQDVYKRYAPRAQNYKNLWHAKSGFFIPKDAKGDWIEIDPKFDGGHAGNDYYNENNGWSYRWNVQQDIKGFTELMGGADKLEQNLDQLFREGLDRPKYVFWDKFPDQTGMIGQFAMGNQVTFFIPYLFNYTNAPWKTQKYTRLLLDTWFQDNIFGVPGDEDGGSMSSFVVFSAMGFYPTTPGIPRYSITSPLFSKVTIDLPNGKKFTLIAHNSSRINKYIQSASMNGKPLTSLSFSHQELMNGGTLVLEMGEKTDKKWDITY; this is encoded by the coding sequence ATGAAAATAAAAATCGGTATCCTATTGATCCTGTCGGCCCTTCTTTCGCTTGCAGGAATGCAAATTGGCTATTCTCAGCAAAAAAAGAATTCCAGTCCGGCTGGCTCAGCAACGGGCCTAAACTACATCGACCCAACCATTGGCAATGTAGCTCCTTTATATAACACCAACCGGCCAGTTGTTCATCTGCCCAATCAAATGATCAGGATGTTTCCCAAGCGTCAGGATCATCTGGATATGCAGATTACCGACTTTCCGATGTCATCTCTAAATATTATTACACCCCAGGTCATTTTCGGGATCAAACCCTTCGCCGGGGCTTTAGCCGACACGGGCTGGTATCGGCGCCTGACCTACGACCATGACTTTGAAACAGTTCAGCCCTGGTATTATTCGGTACGATTGACTGACGACAATATCCTGACGGAATTCGCGCCCGGAGAACGATCGGGGATCTATCGGTTTACTTTCCCGGCTGGCGTCAAAAAAAATATTCTGCTGTCGCACTATTACAAAAATGGGCAATATGAACTACAGGAGGGCAATGCACTGGTTGGCCAGGAGTTTGTCAATGATGCGAATCACCAGCAGAAAGGTATTGCGTACTTGTATGGAAAAATTTCGGGCAAGCCTGAAAGCGGCAAAAAACAGGGCGAAAAAGATTGGGGGCGTTATACCGTCTTAGGCATTCCGGAAAAACACAAAAAAGTAGAAGGCGAACGCGCGTGGTTCAGCTATGGCGAACAGGATAACCCGGTGGTAGAGTTTCGCTACGCCATTTCGTTTGTCAGTCCGGAGCAGGCCAAAAAGAATTTCGAGAAAGAACTCACCTCCATTAGTTTCGATCAGCTAAAGGCCAAAGGCAAAGCAGCCTGGGAAAAAACCATCGGCCAGATCAAGGTAGAAGGCGGCACCGAAGCCCAGAAACGTAGCTTTTACACGGCTCTCTACCGGTGCTACGCCCGCCTGGTCGACATCTCGGAAGATGGGAAATATTACAGCGGCTACGACAAAAAGGTGCATGACGACCAGCGGCCGTTTTACACCGATGATTATACCTGGGGCAACTATCTGGCTTTGCACCCCCTGCGAACCATTCTCGACCCCAAACGGGAAGCCGATATTTTACAGTCCTACGTAAACATGTACCAGCAAAGTGGCTGGATACCTGAGTACCCAAAATTTTATGGCGATCGTGCGGGCATGTTCGGCTTCAAATCATCGGTCATGTTTCTGGATGCCTACCGGAAAGGAATCCGAAATTTCGATTCGAATACGGCCCTGGAAGGCATGCTGAAAAGCGCTGAAAAACGAACGATGCTTCCGCATCGGAATGACCCCAAAGGAGCGCTGGACGATTTTTATTATGCGAAAGGCTACTATCCGGCGCTACGTCCCGGCGAAGCCGAAACCGATTCGGTGGCGAAACTACGCGGTAATGGTCAGCGACGATCGGCCGTTGCCGTTACCCTCGGAAACAGCTACGACAGTTGGGCGTTGAGTGAACTGGCCAAGGAACTGGGCAATCAGGACGTTTATAAACGCTATGCGCCAAGAGCGCAAAACTATAAGAATCTCTGGCATGCCAAATCCGGCTTTTTTATCCCAAAAGATGCGAAAGGGGATTGGATTGAGATCGACCCAAAATTCGATGGCGGGCATGCTGGTAACGACTATTACAATGAGAATAATGGCTGGAGTTACCGATGGAACGTTCAGCAGGATATCAAAGGATTTACGGAACTGATGGGCGGTGCTGATAAACTGGAGCAAAACCTCGATCAGCTTTTCCGCGAAGGGCTGGACCGGCCCAAGTACGTATTCTGGGATAAATTTCCTGATCAGACGGGCATGATCGGTCAGTTTGCGATGGGCAATCAGGTCACCTTCTTTATCCCCTACCTGTTTAATTACACGAATGCGCCCTGGAAAACCCAGAAATACACCCGGCTCCTGCTCGACACCTGGTTCCAGGATAACATCTTCGGGGTGCCGGGTGATGAAGATGGTGGTTCGATGTCTTCCTTCGTGGTCTTCTCGGCTATGGGATTCTACCCCACCACACCCGGCATTCCCCGTTACAGCATCACCAGCCCCCTGTTTAGTAAGGTGACGATCGATTTACCCAATGGCAAAAAATTTACCCTGATTGCCCATAATTCGTCCCGAATCAACAAATACATTCAGTCGGCGAGTATGAACGGCAAACCCCTGACCTCGTTGTCCTTTTCGCATCAGGAGCTGATGAATGGCGGTACGCTGGTGCTGGAAATGGGCGAGAAAACCGATAAAAAGTGGGATATAACCTACTAG